The following are encoded together in the Coffea arabica cultivar ET-39 chromosome 1c, Coffea Arabica ET-39 HiFi, whole genome shotgun sequence genome:
- the LOC113714219 gene encoding tetraspanin-18-like, with protein sequence MARGERTCCQSFLAFLLKFLNYLQTFLGVSIIIYASLMLNHWYHHHTSVPSTPPPPPHSSYPGLSPSHFSYNLHNLDLHFPADVALDAGLLNGLQFNSNSLPKPWFIYAFLGVGILMCCITCIGHIAAEAINGCCLCFYAILSTFFILLEVSLVTFIAIDHQWETDLPVDSTGELDHLRTFLEENRDVFEWVGIAVVIIQVMSLLLSLILRALVNQKEDLDNERVYDIRERPWEPLLHPHLSQASGSIRSDVRGSHSDIWSSRMREKYGLNGGDNKQNIVDQNSSVEQNPRH encoded by the exons ATGGCAAGGGGGGAGCGAACATGTTGTCAGTCATTCCTGGCCTTCCTCCTCAAATTCTTGAATTATTTGCAGACATTCCTGGGAGTCTCCATAATTATATACGCATCCCTCATGCTTAATCATTGGTACCATCATCACACTTCTGTCCCCTCaacccctcctcctcctcctcattcTTCTTATCCAGGTTTATCTCCATCCCACTTCTCCTACAATCTCCACAATCTCGATCTTCATTTTCCTGCCGACGTCGCTTTGGATGCGGGTCTCCTCAATGGGCTTCAATTCAATTCTAACTCCCTTCCCAAACCCTG GTTCATATATGCATTTCTGGGAGTGGGTATTCTGATGTGTTGTATTACTTGCATCGGTCACATTGCAGCTGAAGCTATTAATGGTTGTTGCCTTTGCTTT TATGCTATATTAAGCACATTCTTCATCCTCTTGGAAGTCAGTTTGGTGACATTCATTGCAATTGATCACCAATGGGAGACG GATCTTCCAGTTGATTCAACTGGAGAACTTGATCATTTGCGCacctttcttgaagaaaatAGAGATGTTTTCGAGTGGGTTGGCATTGCGGTTGTCATAATTCAG GTGATGTCCTTACTGCTGTCGCTAATCCTCAGAGCCTTGGTAAATCAGAAAGAAGACCTCGACAATGAGAGAGTTTATGACATTAGAGAAAGACCTTGGGAGCCACTACTGCATCCACATCTCAGCCAAGCATCTGGTTCGATCAGGAGTGATGTTAGAGGGAGCCACTCCGACATTTGGAGCTCACGCATGAGAGAAAAG TATGGGTTGAATGGTGGTGATAATAAGCAGAATATAGTGGATCAAAATTCTTCTGTAGAGCAGAATCCTAGGCACTGA
- the LOC113714214 gene encoding GDSL esterase/lipase At4g28780: MLSQVSANIVASSAAIVVAVVLLLPQAEAARAFFVFGDSLVDNGNNNYLLTTARADSPPYGIDYPTHRPTGRFSNGYNIPDLISQALGAESTLPYLSPELNGEKLLVGANFASAGIGILNDTGIQFANIIRIAQQLELFARYQQRLGALIGADQAEQRVNQALVLITLGGNDYVNNYFLTPLSARRLQYNIQDYSVFLISEYRKILLRLYELGARRVLVTGTGPIGCVPGELATRSRNGECAEEPQQAAAIFNPLLIQMIQGLNQDLGSNVFVAVNAMQMQYDFITSPRAFGFVTSKVACCGQGAFNGVGLCTAASNLCPDRNVYAFWDPFHPTERANKIIVQTIITGSDKYMTPMNLSTIMALDSKI, translated from the exons ATGCTCAGCCAAGTTTCTGCTAATATTGTTGCTAGCTCTGCGGCCATTGTTGTAGCAGTGGTCTTGTTACTGCCTCAGGCTGAGGCTGCTCGTGCTTTCTTTGTGTTTGGTGATTCACTGGTGGACAATGGTAACAACAACTATTTACTCACCACGGCGCGGGCGGATTCTCCACCCTATGGCATTGACTACCCAACTCATCGCCCCACTGGCCGATTTTCCAATGGCTACAACATCCCTGATCTTATTA GCCAAGCGCTTGGGGCTGAGTCAACCTTGCCGTACTTGAGTCCTGAGCTCAACGGAGAGAAGCTGTTAGTAGGTGCAAATTTCGCTTCTGCTGGAATCGGAATCCTTAACGATACAGGGATTCAATTT GCAAACATAATAAGAATTGCCCAGCAATTGGAGTTGTTCGCTCGGTACCAGCAGCGACTTGGTGCACTAATTGGGGCGGACCAGGCAGAGCAGCGGGTGAACCAAGCGCTGGTTCTCATCACACTTGGTGGGAACGACTACGTTAATAACTATTTTCTGACGCCATTGTCTGCCAGAAGACTTCAATACAACATCCAAGATTATTCCGTTTTCCTCATCTCCGAATACCGCAAAATTCTACTG AGACTGTACGAATTAGGAGCAAGAAGGGTGCTGGTGACAGGAACTGGACCCATAGGTTGCGTTCCAGGGGAACTGGCTACAAGGAGTAGAAATGGGGAATGTGCAGAGGAGCCTCAACAAGCAGCTGCCATCTTCAACCCGCTCCTCATTCAAATGATTCAAGGTCTCAACCAAGATCTGGGATCAAACGTGTTTGTCGCCGTCAATGCAATGCAAATGCAGTATGACTTCATCACCAGTCCCCGGGCTTTTG GTTTTGTCACGTCTAAGGTAGCATGTTGTGGACAAGGAGCATTCAATGGAGTTGGACTCTGCACTGCCGCATCAAATCTATGCCCGGACAGAAATGTGTATGCGTTTTGGGATCCTTTTCACCCAACGGAGCGGGCAAATAAGATTATTGTCCAAACCATCATCACTGGATCCGACAAATACATGACTCCCATGAACCTCAGCACTATCATGGCCCTGGATTCAAAGATTTAG